A window of Pantanalinema sp. contains these coding sequences:
- a CDS encoding SpoIIE family protein phosphatase, producing the protein MPKQKSLLRPSLQTRLTVVFLTMTSILLAASIGIFYNRASHVFRQELRGRLMSLASTVAVQIDAPDHTRIGQEGDPTYQKVRELLLRVMSVNPNVRYIYSMKVDGKGTWRFVVDSTAPEDEAHSDFGEPYTGTGTESMFAAAVAPSADQEFTVDQYGTWLSGFAPIRDANGKAVAILGVDMSATEVLNEERKLVWIALVILLAGLAFALGISVWLARILSKPISQLAEGTRKVSEGDLTIRVPAARSDELGDLARSFNAMTQAIAQHRDELKENERMIQELATARKIQQAMLPTEAPSDGALNIDFYLETSTEVGGDYFDFLPVEKNKLALVIGDVTGHGVPAALLMAVIKSCLHTQVLTDFRVPNVMGIANNILHQGSFERRFMTFFYSLLDTETGRLAYANAGHPYPFHYRSAQRTVEMLEMASYPLGVRASMPIQEQEVTLDPGDVLVFYSDGIIEAKNAHGEEFGFERMEKLILDHGDLSAGALKEKLLASWRKYVYDGTQPLDYQAVKADRADDDITIVVVKYAPAIASLEI; encoded by the coding sequence TTGCCGAAGCAGAAATCCCTCCTGCGACCGAGCTTGCAGACGCGCCTCACCGTGGTCTTCCTCACGATGACGAGCATCCTGCTCGCCGCGTCCATCGGGATCTTCTACAACCGGGCGAGCCACGTCTTCCGCCAAGAGCTCCGCGGCCGCCTGATGTCACTGGCGAGCACGGTGGCCGTCCAGATCGATGCTCCCGACCACACCCGCATCGGCCAAGAGGGCGACCCGACCTACCAAAAGGTACGGGAGCTCCTCCTGCGCGTCATGAGCGTCAACCCGAACGTCCGCTACATCTACTCCATGAAGGTCGACGGCAAGGGAACCTGGCGCTTCGTGGTGGACTCGACCGCTCCGGAAGACGAAGCCCACTCCGACTTCGGCGAGCCCTACACCGGTACGGGCACCGAGAGCATGTTCGCCGCCGCCGTGGCTCCTTCGGCCGATCAAGAGTTCACCGTCGACCAGTACGGCACCTGGCTCTCGGGCTTCGCCCCCATCCGCGACGCGAACGGCAAAGCCGTCGCCATCCTCGGCGTGGACATGAGTGCCACCGAGGTGCTCAACGAAGAGCGCAAGCTCGTCTGGATCGCGCTCGTCATCCTGCTCGCGGGCCTCGCCTTCGCGCTGGGGATCAGCGTCTGGCTCGCCCGCATCCTCTCCAAGCCCATCTCTCAGCTGGCCGAGGGTACCCGCAAGGTCTCAGAAGGGGACCTTACGATCCGCGTCCCGGCCGCACGCAGCGACGAACTGGGCGATCTCGCCCGCTCCTTCAACGCCATGACCCAGGCGATCGCCCAGCACCGCGACGAGCTCAAGGAAAACGAGCGAATGATCCAGGAGCTCGCCACCGCCCGCAAGATCCAGCAGGCCATGCTCCCCACCGAGGCCCCCAGCGACGGGGCCCTCAACATCGACTTCTACCTCGAGACCTCCACCGAGGTCGGAGGCGACTACTTCGACTTCCTCCCCGTCGAAAAGAACAAGCTCGCCCTGGTCATCGGGGACGTCACCGGCCACGGAGTGCCCGCCGCCCTCCTCATGGCCGTCATCAAGAGCTGCCTCCACACCCAGGTCCTCACCGACTTCCGCGTCCCCAACGTCATGGGCATCGCCAACAACATCCTCCACCAGGGCAGCTTCGAGCGCCGCTTCATGACCTTCTTCTACTCGCTCCTCGACACCGAGACCGGCCGACTCGCCTACGCCAACGCCGGTCACCCCTACCCCTTCCACTACCGCAGCGCCCAGCGCACCGTCGAGATGCTCGAGATGGCCTCCTATCCGCTGGGGGTGCGCGCAAGCATGCCCATCCAGGAGCAAGAGGTCACCCTCGACCCCGGCGACGTACTCGTCTTCTACTCCGACGGCATCATCGAGGCCAAGAACGCTCACGGCGAGGAGTTCGGCTTCGAGCGCATGGAGAAGCTCATCCTCGACCACGGCGATCTCAGCGCCGGTGCCCTCAAGGAAAAGCTGCTCGCCTCCTGGCGCAAGTACGTCTACGACGGCACGCAGCCTCTCGACTACCAGGCCGTCAAGGCCGACCGCGCCGACGACGACATCACCATCGTAGTCGTCAAGTACGCCCCCGCAATCGCCTCACTGGAAATCTAA
- a CDS encoding biotin--[acetyl-CoA-carboxylase] ligase, protein MSFDRAAYHALLETCWLGQALDHHPEIDSTSAHLKREARNGSALEVGLAVLADSQSAGYGQHGRKWSSQEQSGLYVSIWLPAHYAQSPLTLLAGVATVEALRALSDHEGIGLKWVNDLVAERRKLGGILAEMVGGPATPGVRHGLILGIGLNLAAQEALPEAIALADLAPVPSREQLLASIANRLEHWLDRVKAEGEEVLCERWRAYSVTLGQHVRAQLHAETIEGLAEDITRTGALRIRCADGTLREIASGSVRLADGRYC, encoded by the coding sequence TTGAGCTTCGATCGCGCCGCCTATCATGCCCTCCTCGAGACGTGCTGGCTCGGCCAGGCCCTCGACCACCATCCCGAAATCGACTCGACCAGCGCCCACCTCAAGCGCGAAGCCCGTAACGGCTCCGCGCTCGAGGTGGGCCTGGCCGTGCTGGCCGACTCGCAGAGCGCCGGCTACGGCCAGCACGGGCGCAAATGGAGCTCGCAGGAGCAAAGCGGCCTCTACGTCTCGATCTGGCTGCCCGCCCACTATGCTCAGAGCCCCCTCACGCTGCTGGCGGGCGTCGCGACGGTCGAGGCGCTCCGGGCGCTGAGCGACCACGAGGGCATCGGCCTCAAATGGGTGAACGACCTGGTGGCCGAGCGCCGGAAACTGGGCGGCATCCTGGCGGAGATGGTCGGGGGACCGGCCACCCCCGGCGTTCGCCATGGCCTCATCCTCGGCATCGGCCTCAACCTGGCGGCCCAGGAGGCCCTGCCCGAGGCGATCGCCCTGGCCGATCTGGCTCCGGTCCCTTCCCGCGAGCAGCTCCTCGCTTCGATCGCCAATCGCCTGGAGCACTGGCTCGACCGGGTGAAAGCCGAGGGCGAGGAGGTCCTCTGCGAGCGCTGGCGCGCCTACTCGGTCACCCTCGGGCAGCACGTCCGCGCGCAGCTTCACGCGGAGACGATCGAAGGCCTCGCCGAGGACATCACCCGCACGGGGGCTCTGCGCATCAGGTGCGCGGACGGGACGCTGCGCGAGATCGCCAGCGGCAGCGTGCGGCTGGCGGACGGTCGCTATTGCTAG
- a CDS encoding GNAT family N-acetyltransferase, whose product MEHAALRVPLQDQRVALCRHTPADLPCFLEWHSDPELARLTRHDQTPLKREQIATYFETIVLPSSAQGMCFGIEATDATPHRLIGTCSLTDLARETGTLRILIGPHDCWGKGYGTEAVRLLVAYGFERLKLREIVLGVFDFNVRAIRSYEKVGFRHASTIRLSRPIGSPPAHEYLMTITPATIRRTNHERSL is encoded by the coding sequence TTGGAACATGCCGCCTTACGGGTCCCCTTGCAGGACCAGCGAGTCGCCCTGTGCCGGCACACGCCGGCGGACCTTCCCTGCTTCCTGGAGTGGCACTCCGATCCAGAGCTTGCTCGCCTGACCCGCCACGACCAGACCCCCCTCAAGCGCGAGCAGATTGCCACCTATTTCGAGACGATCGTACTGCCTAGCTCGGCTCAGGGCATGTGCTTCGGGATCGAGGCCACCGACGCCACGCCGCATCGCCTCATCGGTACCTGTTCGCTGACGGATCTCGCGCGCGAGACCGGCACCCTGCGGATCCTCATCGGGCCCCACGACTGCTGGGGCAAAGGGTACGGCACCGAGGCGGTCCGCCTACTGGTCGCCTATGGCTTCGAGCGCCTCAAGCTGCGCGAGATCGTGCTCGGGGTGTTCGACTTCAACGTTCGCGCCATTCGATCCTACGAGAAGGTCGGCTTCCGGCACGCCTCGACGATACGCCTCAGCAGGCCAATCGGCAGCCCTCCTGCCCATGAGTACCTGATGACCATCACGCCCGCCACCATCCGACGCACGAATCACGAGAGGTCCCTTTGA
- a CDS encoding MBL fold metallo-hydrolase, translating into MRLHFLGAAQTVTGSAYLLETNKQRFLIDAGLSQGSSHSHELNARALPFHPRHLDGIILTHAHADHSGLIPRLVAEGFRGPIYATPPTIDLCRIILPDAGTIQEEDARSENKWRRKHGKSLLTPLYTKQQAEHALKYFERLPYLKRTTLGRNIRLTLHDAGHILGSSIVELEVEGSRLVFTGDLGNVNNQLLRNPATLAHADYLITESTYGNRSHGRISDRVAKLKEVILGARGPVIVPAFAVERTQELLFDLHRLIAQGEIPPLPIYVDSPMAVSATALFEKHPNCLAPEIQAMFRARSPFEMPNIHFIREAEASARLNKMNEPSIIISASGMCEGGRIRHHLYHHLAQEETTVLFVGYQAERTLGRRIRDGAPHVTLFNETIPVRARVVAIDAYSAHADANGLMDWIGAFQEAPALTFITHGELAASEALAERLAEEHGLISVIPAPGEAYELMPASSSLSTLRLREETA; encoded by the coding sequence ATGCGGTTACACTTCCTGGGCGCCGCCCAAACCGTCACGGGATCCGCCTACCTGCTTGAAACCAACAAGCAGCGGTTCCTGATCGACGCGGGCCTCTCGCAAGGCAGCTCCCACTCGCACGAGCTCAACGCCCGGGCCCTGCCCTTCCACCCCCGCCACCTGGACGGCATCATCCTGACGCACGCCCACGCGGACCACAGCGGCCTCATCCCTCGCCTGGTCGCAGAGGGCTTCCGCGGCCCCATCTACGCGACGCCGCCGACCATCGACCTCTGCCGCATCATCCTGCCCGACGCCGGCACGATCCAGGAAGAGGACGCCAGGTCCGAGAACAAGTGGCGCCGAAAGCACGGCAAGAGCCTGCTCACCCCTCTCTACACCAAGCAGCAGGCCGAGCATGCCCTCAAGTACTTCGAGCGCCTGCCCTACCTGAAGCGCACCACCCTGGGACGCAACATCCGGCTGACCCTGCACGACGCGGGCCACATCCTGGGCTCGTCGATCGTCGAGCTCGAGGTCGAGGGGTCGCGCCTGGTCTTCACCGGGGACCTGGGCAACGTCAACAACCAGCTGCTGCGCAACCCCGCCACCCTTGCGCATGCCGACTACCTGATCACCGAGTCGACCTACGGCAATCGCTCGCACGGCCGCATCAGCGATCGCGTCGCCAAGCTCAAGGAGGTCATCCTCGGCGCCCGGGGGCCCGTCATCGTCCCTGCGTTCGCGGTCGAGCGCACGCAGGAGCTGCTCTTTGACCTGCACCGCCTCATCGCCCAGGGCGAGATCCCGCCCTTGCCCATCTACGTGGACAGCCCCATGGCCGTCTCGGCCACGGCCCTCTTCGAGAAGCACCCCAACTGCCTGGCACCCGAGATCCAGGCCATGTTCCGCGCGCGCTCGCCCTTCGAGATGCCGAACATCCACTTCATCCGCGAGGCGGAGGCCTCGGCCCGCCTCAACAAGATGAACGAGCCCTCCATCATCATCTCGGCGAGCGGCATGTGTGAGGGGGGCCGCATCCGGCACCACCTCTACCACCACCTGGCCCAGGAGGAGACGACGGTGCTCTTCGTCGGTTACCAGGCCGAGCGAACCCTCGGCCGGCGTATCCGGGACGGCGCCCCGCACGTCACCCTCTTCAACGAGACGATCCCGGTGCGCGCCCGGGTGGTCGCGATTGACGCCTACTCGGCTCACGCCGACGCCAACGGCCTGATGGACTGGATCGGCGCCTTCCAGGAGGCTCCGGCCCTGACCTTCATCACCCACGGGGAGCTGGCCGCTTCCGAAGCGCTGGCCGAGCGCCTGGCCGAGGAGCACGGCCTGATCTCCGTCATCCCCGCCCCGGGCGAGGCCTACGAGCTGATGCCCGCCTCCTCGAGCCTCTCGACCCTGCGCCTGCGCGAGGAAACCGCCTAG